A genome region from Chloroherpetonaceae bacterium includes the following:
- a CDS encoding MG2 domain-containing protein codes for MPRIILLLLLLSLLTQSLSAQPVPKPKPKDGYQKEWEAVEKKEREGLPKSALELVAKIYQRAKAERNAPEQVKALIHLAKYTAQVEEEGLVKAILLFEAEAKGALFPVQPVLYSLLADFYWQYYQQNRYRFLNRTATAQILDSDIRTWDLQRLLERVIATHELALSNQTALQKTPLSLYDSILDTAKDSKKYRPTLFDFLAHQALMFYKNEESSLPKPTYEFELTSLDGFKPAKAFARLRFETQDTSSLKYRALRLYQDLIKFHLDDKEPDALIDIDLARLAYVRQITFHEEKDAAFEQALKQLDAQYRHRAASTDVLYELANYYFTLGAAKDKEGLNGRQRALKLCEEALQRAPNSRGAINCRSLKSQILQKQFRLTGEQCVAPNQPFRALAQYQNFNKAYFRIVRLPDTDEWRYAYRTDRLSQALQLNPIREFVQEFPLPNDLLEHSAEFKVDGLPTGHYALLMSARKDFKREANILELLEFWSTSLSLVTISQSSDEDATKTFLVLDAQTGKPIAGATAELFREEYDYKSQRYRTVKIGKYISDKAGKFTVRETKYAFQIDLRHQDDRFIVPDQFYVSRRYDQPEREPYFVALFTDRSLYRPSQTIYFKGILLHHNSNRTKYDVVPNEPVKVTFYDVNYQVVSTLSLRTNEYGTFHGSFAAPTGVLTGRMQIEAKSKGTGRAFVQVEEYKRPKFEVSFKPIQGAYRLGETVKVTGVAKSYAGAAVTDAMVKFRVVRNTAFPMWWRWWIPRPTVPDREIAHGTLTTDAHGEFVLEFPALPDRSIPESDAPEFTYTVYADVTDLSGETRTGQTSVQVGYLALRVSLNLPEMIDKTKPIKASVQTENLSGTFEPAQGTLKLYKIPEPSRPLRERLWQAPDQFTLTKAEYGALFPDDYYADEDRLTSETVGTTPRSFSFNNRAAAELIEIPFASMESGRYLAVVETKDRFGKPIKLERRLTLYSPSDAKPAATLPSFFVIPEARNYEPGETFRFIWGSAYPDVEAYYEIEHQGKIIRSEILKVSNSQKVYDIPIKEEHRGNLSFRIYFVHRYRFYQVQHTIVVPWTNKELRVEWSSFRNKLLPGAEEEWSLKLSGLKGEKVSAEMVAALYDASLDAFLPHSWSLSLYPYFSTQGHVSAGNAFRAVQAESAESNWNRYEQPYYQNYDALKDYGLFFAVSEFGGMGFVGTGRTGLGDARAGGLGSAALRATARNRTRNGVMNGEESTEALMAAPAKQAAATSEVVAIGTETKSAPSAAQKPATDFQSVKVRRNLSETAFFFPTLTTNENGDIIFRFKVPEALTRWKFLGLAHTKDARIGQISAESITQKDVMVQPNPPRFLRENDEIEFPVKITNLSDKDQSGVAMLSLLDATTMKPLPLTGLGEKPFSVKAGSNVALFWRVKIPEGISAMMYRAVAKAGNFSDGEENVLPTLTDKMLVTETLPLPVRAKQTRSFELTKLLQSQSSNTLRHERLTLEFTSNPAWYAVQALPYLMEFPYECAEQLFSRYYANSIASFVANSSPKIRQVFEQWKNAEPSALLSNLEKNEELKQALLEETPWVLDGKSESERKRRIALLFELNLLAQQLKQTEQKLVAMQLPSGGFPWFSGMSESRWVTQHIVAGVGHLDKLGIYKRPKSVQLISALPASLGTAMNRAIEYLDEEMTREYEWIMKHAQKPEDDHLSYLAIHYLYARSYFPDIPIDGGERQLKALDYWKRQAEKYWTTRHVMLKGMLALAFHRFGAPEAKALSKKIMHSIKEYALTSDELGMYWKENTGGYYWHQAPIETQALLIECFDEILDDRASIEAMKTWLLKHKQTHNWRTTKATAEACYALLLRGADLLASDKLAEITLGSLALNPKAMPDVKMEAGTGYFKTAWTKEAVKPEYGKVTVKNPNDVVAWGALYWQYFERMDNITAAETPLKLRKQLFIERSTDKGKVLEPITEKTPIKVGDVVKVRLELRVDRDMEFLHLKDMRAAGFEPLNVISGYKFQDGLGYYESTRDVATHFFMDYVRKGVYVFEYALRATHRGKFQNGVASIQSMYAPEFSSHSEGIIVEIK; via the coding sequence ATGCCTCGCATTATCTTGCTTCTTTTGCTTCTCTCTCTTCTAACTCAATCGCTTTCTGCGCAACCGGTGCCAAAACCCAAACCGAAAGACGGCTACCAAAAAGAGTGGGAAGCCGTCGAGAAAAAGGAACGCGAGGGCCTGCCGAAATCTGCACTCGAACTCGTAGCGAAAATCTATCAGAGAGCCAAAGCCGAGCGCAATGCACCTGAACAAGTCAAAGCTTTGATTCATCTTGCCAAATACACAGCACAAGTAGAAGAGGAGGGCTTGGTCAAGGCAATTCTACTCTTTGAAGCGGAAGCAAAAGGTGCACTTTTTCCTGTTCAGCCAGTGCTCTACTCGCTCCTTGCTGATTTCTACTGGCAATACTACCAGCAAAATCGCTACCGCTTTCTTAACCGCACTGCAACGGCACAAATACTTGATAGCGACATTCGCACATGGGATTTGCAGAGACTCCTCGAGCGCGTCATCGCAACGCACGAACTTGCGCTCTCAAACCAAACTGCGCTGCAAAAAACGCCGCTCTCGCTTTACGATTCCATTCTCGACACTGCTAAAGATTCCAAGAAGTATCGCCCCACGCTCTTTGACTTTCTTGCGCATCAAGCGCTGATGTTCTACAAAAATGAAGAATCGTCGCTACCCAAGCCGACCTACGAATTTGAACTCACGTCGCTCGATGGCTTTAAGCCTGCAAAAGCCTTTGCGCGCCTCCGGTTCGAGACGCAAGATACCTCGTCGCTCAAATATCGCGCGCTGCGGCTCTATCAAGACCTCATCAAGTTTCACCTTGACGACAAAGAACCCGACGCTCTGATTGACATTGACCTTGCACGCTTAGCATATGTGCGCCAGATTACCTTTCACGAGGAGAAAGATGCGGCTTTCGAGCAAGCCTTAAAGCAACTTGATGCACAGTATCGCCATCGAGCCGCTTCGACCGATGTGCTTTATGAGCTTGCGAATTACTACTTCACGCTGGGCGCGGCAAAAGACAAGGAGGGACTAAACGGACGTCAGCGCGCCTTGAAACTCTGCGAGGAAGCGCTTCAGCGCGCGCCCAATTCGCGTGGGGCGATTAATTGCAGAAGTCTCAAAAGCCAGATTCTCCAGAAGCAATTCCGTCTCACAGGTGAGCAATGCGTTGCGCCAAATCAACCTTTTCGCGCGCTGGCGCAGTATCAAAACTTTAACAAGGCATACTTCCGAATCGTGCGCCTGCCTGATACAGATGAGTGGCGCTATGCCTATCGCACTGACCGACTATCGCAAGCCTTACAGCTAAACCCGATTCGTGAGTTTGTGCAAGAATTTCCTTTGCCAAATGATTTGCTGGAACACTCTGCTGAGTTTAAAGTCGATGGCTTACCCACAGGGCATTATGCGCTGCTGATGAGCGCCCGCAAAGACTTCAAGCGCGAAGCGAATATTCTTGAATTGCTCGAGTTCTGGTCGACTTCGCTTTCGCTCGTTACCATCAGTCAGTCAAGCGATGAAGATGCGACAAAGACTTTCCTTGTGCTTGATGCACAAACAGGCAAGCCGATTGCGGGGGCAACCGCTGAACTTTTCCGTGAAGAGTATGACTACAAGAGCCAGCGCTACCGCACGGTCAAAATCGGCAAATATATAAGTGACAAGGCGGGCAAATTCACCGTGCGTGAGACGAAATATGCGTTCCAAATTGACTTGCGTCATCAAGATGACCGCTTTATTGTGCCTGACCAATTCTATGTTTCGCGTCGTTACGACCAACCTGAACGTGAGCCTTACTTCGTTGCGCTTTTCACCGACCGCAGCCTTTATCGTCCCTCGCAAACGATTTACTTCAAAGGGATTCTCTTGCACCACAATTCCAACCGCACAAAGTATGATGTCGTGCCGAATGAGCCTGTAAAGGTTACTTTCTACGATGTGAATTATCAAGTCGTCTCTACGCTTTCATTGCGCACAAACGAATACGGCACCTTTCACGGCAGTTTCGCCGCGCCAACTGGCGTGCTGACTGGCAGAATGCAGATTGAAGCCAAAAGCAAAGGCACGGGTCGCGCGTTTGTGCAAGTCGAGGAATACAAGCGCCCAAAGTTTGAGGTCTCGTTCAAACCGATTCAAGGTGCTTATCGCTTAGGCGAGACGGTGAAAGTTACGGGTGTTGCAAAGTCTTACGCAGGCGCGGCTGTTACAGACGCAATGGTCAAATTCCGTGTGGTGCGCAATACCGCATTTCCGATGTGGTGGCGTTGGTGGATTCCGCGTCCCACCGTGCCTGACCGCGAAATTGCGCATGGCACGCTCACAACTGATGCCCATGGCGAATTTGTGCTTGAGTTCCCCGCCTTGCCCGATAGGAGCATTCCAGAAAGCGACGCGCCTGAATTTACCTACACGGTCTATGCCGATGTAACAGACCTTAGCGGCGAGACGCGCACGGGGCAAACTTCGGTGCAAGTGGGCTACCTTGCACTGCGTGTTTCGCTCAATCTTCCTGAGATGATTGATAAAACCAAGCCCATCAAAGCGAGCGTGCAGACGGAGAATCTCAGCGGCACGTTTGAACCTGCGCAAGGCACACTGAAACTTTATAAGATTCCTGAGCCTTCGCGTCCCTTGCGTGAGCGGCTCTGGCAAGCGCCCGACCAATTTACTCTGACAAAAGCCGAATACGGCGCACTTTTCCCCGACGATTACTACGCTGACGAAGACCGCCTCACCAGCGAAACGGTCGGCACAACACCACGCAGCTTTTCGTTCAATAACCGCGCGGCGGCTGAACTGATTGAAATTCCATTTGCCTCAATGGAATCGGGCAGATACCTTGCCGTCGTGGAGACCAAAGACCGCTTCGGCAAGCCCATCAAACTTGAACGGCGACTTACGCTCTACTCGCCCAGCGACGCAAAGCCTGCTGCCACTCTGCCTTCATTTTTTGTAATTCCCGAAGCAAGAAATTATGAGCCGGGCGAAACTTTCCGATTCATTTGGGGTTCTGCCTATCCTGATGTGGAGGCTTATTACGAAATCGAGCATCAGGGCAAAATCATTCGGTCAGAAATCCTCAAAGTCAGCAACTCGCAAAAAGTCTATGACATCCCCATCAAGGAAGAGCATCGCGGCAATCTTTCGTTTCGCATCTATTTTGTGCATCGCTATCGCTTCTATCAGGTGCAGCATACTATTGTAGTGCCTTGGACGAACAAAGAGTTACGAGTGGAGTGGTCATCGTTCCGCAATAAACTGCTGCCCGGTGCAGAGGAAGAATGGTCACTGAAACTCTCTGGCTTGAAGGGTGAGAAAGTATCAGCAGAAATGGTCGCGGCGCTCTACGATGCCTCGCTTGATGCATTCTTGCCACATAGTTGGTCGCTTTCGCTCTATCCTTATTTTTCTACACAAGGCCATGTAAGCGCAGGCAATGCATTTCGCGCTGTTCAAGCCGAAAGCGCAGAATCAAACTGGAATCGCTACGAACAGCCTTACTACCAGAATTACGATGCGCTGAAAGATTACGGACTGTTTTTCGCTGTATCCGAGTTCGGCGGTATGGGCTTCGTTGGCACTGGGCGCACTGGTTTGGGCGATGCCAGAGCTGGCGGTCTTGGCAGTGCGGCACTGCGTGCAACCGCCCGCAATCGGACGCGCAATGGGGTAATGAACGGTGAGGAAAGCACCGAAGCTCTAATGGCTGCCCCTGCCAAGCAAGCTGCAGCTACAAGTGAAGTTGTAGCGATTGGCACTGAGACAAAATCTGCACCCAGCGCTGCACAAAAGCCTGCAACGGATTTCCAGAGTGTGAAGGTGAGAAGGAATCTTAGCGAAACTGCATTCTTTTTCCCGACGCTTACGACCAACGAAAACGGTGACATCATCTTTCGCTTCAAAGTCCCTGAAGCCTTGACCAGATGGAAATTCTTAGGTCTTGCACATACGAAGGATGCACGCATCGGTCAGATTTCGGCTGAGAGCATCACGCAAAAAGATGTGATGGTGCAGCCCAATCCACCACGCTTCCTGCGCGAAAACGACGAGATTGAATTCCCCGTCAAAATCACCAACCTTTCCGACAAAGACCAGAGCGGCGTAGCAATGCTCTCACTGCTTGACGCCACCACGATGAAACCGCTTCCCCTAACAGGCTTAGGCGAGAAGCCTTTTAGCGTAAAGGCGGGCAGCAACGTGGCACTTTTCTGGCGTGTCAAAATTCCCGAAGGCATCTCGGCAATGATGTATCGGGCCGTTGCCAAAGCGGGCAATTTTTCAGACGGCGAAGAAAACGTGCTGCCCACGCTCACGGACAAAATGCTCGTTACCGAAACCCTGCCGTTACCTGTGCGCGCCAAGCAAACGCGGTCGTTTGAGCTGACGAAACTTCTCCAATCGCAAAGTTCCAACACGCTGCGCCATGAGCGACTTACACTGGAATTTACTTCAAACCCTGCGTGGTATGCCGTGCAAGCCTTGCCGTATCTAATGGAATTTCCATATGAGTGTGCTGAGCAACTGTTCTCACGCTACTATGCCAATAGCATCGCGTCGTTTGTGGCAAATTCTTCGCCGAAGATTCGGCAGGTCTTTGAGCAGTGGAAAAACGCAGAGCCTTCTGCGCTTCTTTCCAACTTGGAGAAAAATGAAGAATTGAAGCAAGCGTTGCTGGAAGAAACGCCATGGGTTTTGGACGGCAAGAGCGAATCGGAGCGCAAGCGTCGCATCGCGTTGCTCTTTGAACTTAACTTGCTTGCGCAGCAGCTAAAACAAACGGAGCAGAAACTTGTGGCGATGCAACTTCCAAGCGGCGGATTCCCTTGGTTTTCTGGAATGTCTGAAAGCCGCTGGGTTACGCAGCACATCGTTGCGGGCGTTGGGCATTTGGATAAACTCGGCATTTACAAGCGTCCCAAAAGTGTGCAACTGATTAGCGCGCTGCCCGCATCGCTGGGCACTGCAATGAATCGTGCCATCGAATATCTGGACGAAGAAATGACGCGCGAATACGAATGGATTATGAAACATGCGCAGAAGCCCGAAGACGACCACCTCAGTTACCTTGCGATCCATTACCTCTATGCGCGGAGTTACTTCCCTGACATTCCCATTGACGGCGGCGAGCGTCAACTCAAAGCGTTAGACTACTGGAAACGCCAAGCCGAAAAATATTGGACAACGCGCCACGTGATGCTCAAAGGAATGCTTGCGCTGGCGTTTCACCGCTTTGGCGCGCCTGAGGCAAAAGCCCTTTCCAAGAAAATCATGCATTCTATCAAGGAATATGCGCTCACGTCCGATGAACTTGGAATGTATTGGAAAGAAAATACGGGCGGTTACTATTGGCACCAAGCCCCGATTGAAACGCAGGCCTTGCTGATAGAGTGCTTTGACGAAATTCTGGACGATAGAGCATCGATTGAGGCAATGAAGACATGGCTCTTGAAGCACAAGCAAACCCATAATTGGCGCACCACGAAAGCCACTGCCGAAGCATGTTATGCTTTGCTTCTGCGCGGCGCGGATTTGCTCGCAAGCGATAAACTTGCGGAAATCACCTTAGGGTCGCTTGCCCTTAACCCAAAAGCGATGCCTGACGTGAAAATGGAAGCAGGCACGGGTTACTTCAAGACGGCGTGGACAAAAGAGGCGGTGAAACCTGAATACGGCAAGGTTACGGTGAAGAATCCGAATGATGTCGTAGCATGGGGCGCGCTCTATTGGCAATACTTTGAGCGAATGGATAACATCACGGCGGCAGAAACACCCCTGAAACTTAGGAAACAACTTTTCATTGAACGCTCGACCGACAAAGGCAAAGTGCTCGAGCCTATCACAGAGAAAACACCAATTAAAGTTGGCGACGTGGTGAAAGTTCGCCTCGAACTGCGTGTGGATAGAGACATGGAGTTTCTTCATCTCAAAGATATGCGGGCTGCTGGCTTTGAGCCACTAAACGTGATTTCAGGCTACAAGTTTCAAGACGGCTTAGGCTACTACGAATCCACGCGCGATGTGGCAACGCATTTCTTTATGGATTATGTGCGAAAGGGCGTTTATGTGTTCGAGTATGCGCTACGCGCTACGCATCGTGGCAAGTTCCAGAACGGCGTTGCGAGCATTCAATCAATGTATGCGCCTGAATTTAGCAGTCACAGCGAAGGCATCATTGTGGAAATCAAGTAG
- the ruvX gene encoding Holliday junction resolvase RuvX, translated as MTTIKKRILAIDYGTRRIGLAKSDPFWLFAQPVGTFSEPELYHTLHTFLAQDGIEKILVGYPTHHDGSPHPMKTVVDAFIERLKTRFPLVPIERVDEFGSSKAAMKVLIESGVRRKARQVKGRIDQAAAALLLQAYLDSQPSKQA; from the coding sequence ATGACGACCATCAAGAAGCGCATTCTGGCAATTGACTATGGCACGCGTCGCATTGGCTTAGCCAAAAGTGACCCCTTCTGGCTTTTTGCACAACCTGTTGGCACATTTAGCGAACCTGAACTCTATCACACTCTTCACACTTTCCTTGCACAAGACGGCATTGAGAAAATTCTTGTTGGCTACCCCACTCATCACGATGGCTCACCTCACCCAATGAAGACGGTGGTTGATGCTTTCATTGAGCGTCTGAAAACGCGTTTTCCTTTGGTGCCCATAGAGCGTGTTGATGAATTTGGCTCTTCTAAAGCAGCCATGAAGGTGCTCATTGAAAGTGGTGTGCGCCGAAAAGCCCGTCAAGTGAAGGGTCGCATTGACCAAGCGGCTGCCGCCTTGCTTTTGCAAGCCTATTTGGATTCGCAGCCTTCCAAACAAGCATAA
- a CDS encoding DJ-1/PfpI family protein encodes MAKKILMLVGDYVEDYEVMVPFQTLLTVGHQVHAVCPDKKAGDVVRTSIHDFEGDQTYSEKRGHNFKLNATFADVKPEDYDGLFICGGRAPEYIRLNSKVIEIVQHFAKHNKPIASICHGVQVLTAANVIAGKKISAYPACAPEVNMAGGHYEQIPMDEAIVDGNIVSSPAWPSHPALLSKFLELLGTKILHEESAVA; translated from the coding sequence ATGGCAAAGAAAATCTTGATGCTGGTCGGCGACTATGTCGAGGACTATGAGGTGATGGTGCCCTTCCAGACCCTCTTAACCGTCGGGCACCAAGTTCACGCCGTTTGCCCCGACAAAAAAGCAGGTGATGTGGTGCGCACATCTATCCACGATTTCGAGGGAGACCAAACCTACAGCGAAAAACGCGGGCATAACTTTAAACTCAACGCCACATTTGCTGATGTCAAGCCAGAAGATTACGACGGGCTGTTCATTTGTGGCGGACGAGCGCCCGAATATATTCGCCTCAACTCGAAAGTGATTGAAATTGTCCAACACTTCGCAAAGCACAACAAGCCAATTGCCTCCATTTGCCACGGTGTGCAAGTCCTGACAGCTGCAAATGTCATTGCAGGAAAGAAAATCTCGGCGTATCCAGCTTGTGCGCCAGAAGTCAATATGGCAGGCGGACACTATGAGCAAATTCCAATGGATGAAGCTATTGTCGATGGCAACATTGTTTCATCACCAGCTTGGCCGTCGCACCCCGCTCTACTTTCCAAGTTCCTTGAGCTTTTAGGCACAAAGATTCTGCACGAAGAAAGCGCTGTAGCCTAA
- a CDS encoding HU family DNA-binding protein, translating into MSQQSKPSNARKIEHTLTRRDLVADVARRTRRPESEVSEIVDATLDSLSKLIRSANPEIRIELRGLGVFEVKYMKPAAAVRDPRTGESVSYSGRRRKVHFRPSKLIKRFFQKDISIIRKPDDDHQEAHSGN; encoded by the coding sequence ATGAGTCAGCAAAGCAAGCCGTCTAACGCCCGCAAGATTGAGCACACGCTCACCCGCCGTGACTTAGTGGCTGATGTGGCTCGCCGCACTCGCCGCCCTGAATCGGAAGTATCGGAAATCGTTGATGCCACCTTAGATTCTCTTTCGAAGCTGATTCGTAGCGCAAATCCAGAAATTCGTATTGAGCTGCGGGGCTTAGGCGTCTTTGAAGTAAAGTATATGAAACCTGCCGCTGCCGTGCGCGACCCACGCACAGGAGAGAGCGTCTCTTACTCTGGTCGGCGGCGTAAAGTGCACTTCCGCCCAAGTAAGCTCATTAAACGATTTTTTCAGAAAGACATTTCCATCATACGCAAACCTGATGACGACCATCAAGAAGCGCATTCTGGCAATTGA
- the aspS gene encoding aspartate--tRNA ligase, producing the protein MKYRTHFCGELRREHLSQSVKLAGWIHRKRDHGGLIFVDMRDHTGICQLVFEPQSGEIFHQVEHLRVESVIVVQGTVVLRSEDTINANLPTGEIEVRVHALSVENAAEPMPFPIADEVPTSEDLRLKYRFLDLRREHLHQNILFRSKLIFEIRKYLVGLGFNEIQTPILTCSSPEGARDYLVPSRLHPGKFYALPQAPQQFKQLLMVAGFDKYFQIAPCFRDEDARADRSPGEFYQLDMEMAFITQDELFEVLEGLFAHLTKTLSHKRIWKLPFPRLTYHEAMNRYGSDKPDLRNPLVIEDVTDIFVGSSFKVFSQNTGKGRCVKALVLKGKANEPRLFYDKAEDYAKTELGLPGLAYIRYRDSEVQSPIYKFLSDTEKERLVERLGIETGDVVFFAAGTWEKTCKAMGAMRNYFGKHYPLDKDLLAYCWIVDFPMFEYNEEQKKIDFSHNPFSMPQGGLDALLTKDPLEVLAYQYDIVCNGIELSSGAIRNHKPEIMYKAFEIAGYTKEEVDRRFGHMIRAFQHGAPPHGGIAPGIDRIVMLYRDEHNIREVIAFPMNQKAQDLMTGAPSEVSEKQLRELHIKLDLPQKES; encoded by the coding sequence ATGAAATACCGCACGCACTTCTGCGGCGAACTTCGCCGAGAGCATCTTTCCCAGAGCGTCAAATTAGCTGGCTGGATTCACCGCAAGCGCGACCATGGCGGTCTTATCTTCGTGGATATGCGCGACCACACAGGGATTTGCCAGCTTGTCTTTGAACCTCAAAGCGGCGAGATTTTTCATCAAGTTGAACATTTGCGCGTAGAATCGGTGATTGTGGTGCAAGGCACCGTTGTTCTGCGTTCAGAAGACACCATCAACGCTAACTTGCCGACTGGCGAAATTGAAGTGCGTGTGCATGCGCTTTCAGTGGAAAATGCTGCTGAACCGATGCCTTTCCCTATCGCCGATGAAGTGCCAACCTCTGAGGACCTTCGTTTGAAGTATCGCTTTCTTGACTTACGCCGTGAGCACCTGCATCAAAATATCCTCTTTCGTTCAAAGCTGATTTTTGAGATTCGGAAGTATCTTGTTGGGCTGGGCTTTAACGAAATCCAGACGCCGATTTTGACCTGCAGCTCACCAGAGGGCGCTCGAGACTACCTTGTGCCCAGTCGCCTGCACCCCGGAAAATTTTATGCTTTGCCGCAAGCACCGCAACAATTTAAGCAGCTCTTGATGGTCGCTGGCTTTGACAAATACTTTCAAATCGCTCCTTGCTTTCGCGATGAAGATGCCCGTGCTGACCGTAGCCCCGGCGAGTTCTATCAGCTTGATATGGAGATGGCATTTATCACCCAAGATGAGTTGTTTGAAGTGCTGGAAGGACTTTTTGCACATCTGACCAAAACGCTTTCTCACAAGCGCATTTGGAAGTTGCCCTTCCCCCGTCTCACTTATCACGAAGCAATGAACCGATATGGCTCTGATAAGCCTGACCTACGCAATCCACTGGTCATTGAAGACGTTACGGACATTTTCGTTGGCTCATCGTTTAAAGTCTTTTCGCAAAACACGGGCAAAGGGCGCTGTGTTAAGGCACTCGTGCTTAAAGGAAAAGCTAATGAGCCTCGCCTTTTTTACGACAAAGCTGAAGACTACGCCAAAACCGAACTAGGCTTGCCTGGACTTGCTTACATTCGCTACCGCGACAGCGAAGTGCAAAGCCCGATTTACAAGTTTCTCTCCGACACGGAAAAAGAACGTCTTGTCGAGCGGCTCGGCATTGAAACTGGTGATGTCGTTTTCTTTGCTGCTGGCACATGGGAAAAAACTTGCAAAGCCATGGGCGCTATGCGAAACTACTTTGGGAAGCACTACCCGCTTGATAAAGACCTTTTAGCCTACTGCTGGATTGTTGATTTTCCGATGTTTGAGTATAACGAGGAGCAAAAGAAGATCGACTTCTCGCATAATCCGTTCTCAATGCCACAAGGCGGCTTAGACGCTCTTCTGACCAAAGACCCCCTCGAAGTGCTTGCTTACCAATACGACATTGTGTGCAATGGCATTGAACTTTCCAGCGGCGCAATTCGCAATCACAAGCCAGAGATTATGTATAAGGCATTTGAAATTGCAGGCTACACAAAGGAAGAGGTCGATAGGCGCTTCGGTCACATGATTCGTGCCTTCCAGCACGGTGCACCCCCGCACGGCGGTATTGCGCCCGGCATTGACCGCATCGTTATGCTCTACCGCGACGAGCACAACATCCGTGAAGTGATTGCCTTCCCGATGAACCAGAAAGCTCAAGACCTGATGACCGGCGCTCCGTCAGAAGTTTCAGAAAAACAGCTTCGTGAGCTACACATTAAACTTGACTTACCTCAGAAAGAGTCGTAG